From a region of the Panicum virgatum strain AP13 chromosome 2K, P.virgatum_v5, whole genome shotgun sequence genome:
- the LOC120685548 gene encoding ribonuclease 3-like, whose product MARRPIVLGLILGLLAAANAVPFDFYYLILMWPGAYCQDSDYGCCVPKYGYPAEDFFVESFQTFDLSINKPIVRCSNGKPFDANKLEKIENNINHYWSNLKCPPTDGVNTWRSAWNSYGVCSGLEQLDYFKAALNMRKQADILGALAEQGISPDYKLYATERIRRAVEQKLGVAPGLQCRDGPFGKKQLYQVYLCVDTDAKTFIKCPKLPATLSCPASVVFHPFYTWMLNSTATAASGFESKLLLLTETMLK is encoded by the exons ATGGCACGTAGACCAATTGTGTTGGGCCTCATCCTTGGCCTACTGGCTGCTGCCAATGCGGTGCCCTTTGATTTCTATTACCTTATCCTCATG TGGCCTGGAGCTTACTGCCAGGACAGCGACTACGGCTGCTGCGTACCCAAGTACGGCTACCCGGCGGAGGATTTCTTCGTCGAGAGCTTCCAGACCTTCGACCTGTCCATCAACAAGCCCATCGTCAGGTGCAGTAACGGCAAACCCTTCGATGCTAACAAG CTGGAGAAGATCGAGAACAACATCAACCACTACTGGAGCAACCTCAAGTGCCCGCCCACCGACGGCGTGAACACCTGGAGGAGCGCGTGGAACAGCTACGGCGTCTGCTCGGGCCTGGAGCAGCTGGACTACTTCAAGGCCGCCCTCAACATGCGGAAGCAGGCGGACATCCTCGGCGCGCTGGCGGAGCAGGGCATCAGCCCCGACTACAAGCTCTACGCCACGGAGAGGATCAGGCGGGCGGTGGAGCAGAAGCTGGGCGTCGCGCCGGGGCTGCAGTGCCGGGACGGGCCCTTCGGCAAGAAGCAGCTGTACCAGGTCTACCTCTGCGTGGACACGGACGCCAAGACCTTCATCAAGTGCCCCAAGCTGCCGGCGACGCTCAGCTGCCCCGCGTCGGTCGTCTTCCACCCGTTCTACACCTGGATGCTCaactccaccgccaccgccgcctctggCTTCGAATCCAAGCTCCTGCTCCTCACAGAGACCATGCTCAAGTGA
- the LOC120685567 gene encoding ribonuclease 3-like translates to MASRMALLCLLGLLVASPAIADSGIYYQLALMWPGAYCQQTNAGCCKPTTGVSPARDFYVSGFTVYNATTDAPVTGCNNAAPFDPNKITGVQGLYQYWSSIKCPSNNGRSNWKNAWKKSGACSGLEEKDYFEAALSFRSRINPLVRLKAQHIEPDFGLYGVKTIKNVFKAGINAAPVVQCSKGPFGKFQLFQLYFCASASGKFIDCPAPEQYTCSKEILFHPFQKWMLKQQLNESTAANPFVLPGVAVEM, encoded by the exons ATGGCTTCCAGGATGGCACTCCTGTGCCTTCTTGGCTTGCTGGTAGCGTCACCTGCCATTGCTGACTCCGGCATCTACTACCAGCTTGCTCTTATG TGGCCCGGAGCGTACTGCCAGCAGACCAACGCCGGGTGCTGCAAGCCGACGACCGGCGTGTCGCCGGCGAGGGACTTCTACGTCTCCGGCTTCACCGTCTACAACGCGACGACCGACGCTCCGGTGACCGGCTGCAACAACGCCGCTCCTTTCGACCCTAACAAG ATTACCGGCGTCCAGGGCCTGTACCAGTACTGGAGCAGCATCAAGTGCCCCAGCAACAACGGCAGGAGCAACTGGAAGAACGCCTGGAAGAAGTCCGGCGCCTGCTCCGGCCTCGAGGAGAAGGACTACTTCGAGGCCGCCCTCTCCTTCCGCAGCCGGATCAACCCGCTGGTCCGCCTCAAGGCCCAGCACATCGAGCCGGACTTCGGGCTGTACGGCGTGAAGACGATCAAGAATGTGTTCAAGGCGGGCATCAACGCGGCGCCGGTGGTCCAGTGCAGCAAGGGCCCCTTCGGCAAGTTCCAGCTGTTCCAGCTCTACTTCTGCGCGTCGGCGAGCGGCAAGTTCATCGACTGCCCGGCGCCGGAGCAGTACACCTGCTCCAAGGAGATCCTCTTCCACCCCTTCCAGAAGTGGATGCTCAAGCAGCAGCTCAACGAGTCCACCGCCGCCAACCCCTTCGTGCTCCCCGGCGTCGCCGTGGAAATGTAA